Proteins from a single region of Hordeum vulgare subsp. vulgare chromosome 6H, MorexV3_pseudomolecules_assembly, whole genome shotgun sequence:
- the LOC123402373 gene encoding uncharacterized protein LOC123402373, whose protein sequence is MRQIGDPGATVCRKEGMAGASSWSSSCSCTSSLGSLDDDDVVCIVKPGSPGPGAAEGSVKFLCSYGGMILPRHPDGALRYVGGNNRVLSVDRSLQFHELQRKLTDMCGWEAMSLRCQLPTEDLDALVSVTTNDDLGHLLEEYDAASRDRLQPLKIRAFLFPRAKTPPISPPTPSSSRPTPGYVRHQHHAARPPPARVHSGHRRPHQLLLVHNGSRLL, encoded by the exons ATGCGCCAAATAGGAGATCCCGGGGCTACCGTATG TCGGAAAGAAGGCATGGCGGGCGCGTCCTCGTGGTCGTCGTCCTGCTCGTGCACGTCGTCGCTCGGCTCCTTGGATGACGACGACGTGGTCTGCATCGTGAAGCCGGGTTCCCCCGGGCCCGGGGCAGCAGAGGGCAGCGTCAAGTTTTTGTGCAGCTACGGGGGTATGATCCTTCCACGCCACCCCGACGGCGCCCTCCGCTACGTCGGCGGCAACAACCGCGTCCTCTCCGTCGACCGCTCCCTCCAATTTCACG AGCTGCAACGGAAGCTGACGGACATGTGCGGATGGGAGGCGATGAGCCTGCGGTGCCAGCTGCCGACGGAGGACCTAGACGCGCTCGTCTCCGTCACGACCAACGACGACCTCGGCCACCTGCTCGAGGAGTACGACGCCGCCAGCAGGGACCGGCTCCAGCCGCTCAAGATAAGGGCGTTCCtgttcccaagggccaaaacgccGCCGATCTCGCCGCCCACCCCGTCGTCCTCCAGGCCAACACCGGGGTACGTCCGCCACCAGCATCACGCGGCTCGTCCCCCTCCGGCTCGTGTGCATTCGGGCCACCGGCGCCCGCACCAGCTCCTGCTCGTCCACAACGGCAGTCGGTTGCTATAA